One window of Triticum dicoccoides isolate Atlit2015 ecotype Zavitan chromosome 5A, WEW_v2.0, whole genome shotgun sequence genomic DNA carries:
- the LOC119298612 gene encoding non-specific lipid-transfer protein 2P-like, whose protein sequence is MAGMGKQQVVAALMLALVVLAAAPGGAHAACQASQLAVCASAILSGAKPSGECCGNLRAQQGCFCQYAKDPTYGLYIRSPHARDTLQSCGLAVPHC, encoded by the coding sequence ATGGCGGGCATGGGGAAGCAGCAGGTGGTGGCGGCGCTGATGCTGGCGCTGgtggtgctggcggcggcgccggGCGGGGCGCACGCGGCGTGCCAGGCATCGCAGCTGGCGGTGTGCGCGTCGGCGATCCTGAGCGGGGCCAAGCCGAGCGGCGAGTGCTGCGGCAACCTGAGGGCGCAGCAGGGGTGCTTCTGCCAGTACGCCAAGGACCCCACCTACGGGCTGTACATCCGCAGCCCCCACGCGCGCGACACCCTCCAGTCCTGCGGCCTCGCCGTCCCCCACTGCTAG